tattcagaggttccagtttcggcttagacataaatacaggaccatttgcaaagaagaaagggtgcgtttctacagcctcgttatagtaaccatgaataccaatctctgaattactggttactaaacataaatatcctataaaatttaatatatttctttaatttttaatacatacatgagataatagttctaaattatgaatcatcctacctgtgatattacacttttccttataatatcatcactcaagtgaacaacattaagatcatgtaaaccatgtcatcctatcttactgtgaagatacttagtcaTGTTATCTAACGttacaaaaatatcatcaaattcaagtccttttattcacatcacatggccacggcgatgtggttcttcgttatataatgttctaaaatttgtcgtatatataggatgtacaaaccgtgatatcaaggtatcagttcttgcttcccaagggacagtttcattaaaattctgatagaaataaagattaattattaatattctaacaatcatatatgttaaatacattatagtcaacgatatatacctaagggaatgtaggggtgattccttgataattataaatgtcgtcagcccacatcattgtgccacttctttgtactccagcctctagattaacagcctaaacaaacatacaaaattttatagaagctgtacaaaatatagtatatacgcgcaatattgaagcgttcaaggggatataaaggtaatgtacatcacatacacgtgtactctcatgcaacaaaatacaattagatttaatagtataagctcttttattcatcataatagattggaaatttaagtgtcttacgagggtgagtaaaaagttacccgctctgtcggtatagaatttattttaagcaattgtcaaaaaagacatacatcattttttgacataatcactcaatttctgtatacactttgtccatttgctgaaggaccttcgtattttctcgttaaaaaatgttttgggctgagctgcgaaccacgaatgcatcgtcgtcttcaccttttcatcagctttctcggcatccatctcgcacaaactttttaaaacccaaatctgtcgtgcactattgcataagcagagccgtggctgatttgcaaatgatttgccacattatccagcgtcactcgtctattccatagagcataagttcatgagcactttcaatgttgtcatcgtggatgtggacgggcgtccagctgttttttcataacacttgtgcgatcttctttgaacttttgtgcccattcaaacacacttggtaacaaaacactttctccataatgtgcattaaatctttgataaatataggcatcaaacataacctccgaccacaagaaacgaatcacagcatcctgcactgttttcctgcaaatcgccattgcaaagcgccattactcgcgcaacggtcacaaacgaattgacgtaacacaatgaaacctacgcagcagcactgaacagatatggacgtcatacgaagagtgcagatggatcaatacggtcgacagaagttttaactatctggagtgcggataaatttttaccgagagtcgtataggaatctataatctgtaagtacacctttggctgaatggaaatttctcttacatatagtcaaaaatgcagaaacagtgtattgaattggaaagtgataaaaaataagtgaagtttcgaggttgcatgtgattgcatgaatacacaggacgtttttagcgaataaaaaataattttgaaagacacgagacttatcttgtattttatgtactctctgtgtacgaatttccagaagctctctatcttatgaagtgttttagattagccggaaaattttgtatgtacatacaagaagtatacgatctaagtggaatattccattattctcttgatacaacagaaacgaaatttacagaacttctcagaaagttggtttattattaccaaattaatagaattaatatacgtgtatcatctttacatacctaagtcgtgcaggtttatcgtgcgtaaaaaattagtgtcgtttcaaagttacatttcgtacattttaagcctataatttgtaacgtacaaaacaatgtaaatttgagctgtttcttatgtccacaataagaaaatccaacttcacgttttttacacaatgatatttatggaacattaatatcatattattgcatcgcttggagaatgaagtcaaggtacgatgtgaccctagtgtaaacgctgggatacccagctgtgccgcacttataagcataagacacaatacctattaaataccaggttaattcatgttgtatcagcagtggtccgccgcggtcagcctgaaaggatcgttaaatttttaatcaaagatactgaaatatatccatcgaattgtattgaaattatacttatatacagtaataatcttctattgatttgtgtattgaaatactccaatttataatgtacatgttatatgtattttgagcaaaactaagattagaaggaaattagattaaataccataatgaggtgtgagaagtgggcaaaactattaaattgtgtttatctattatttttaatgtttaagacgtcgatttgatgttaattctaattgacgtgtcttcagataccgtatagtttgtagtaactctgtaacttaattaccgtacaagaatcctctccaccttgagcatgttcggcgcatattatgccatcagtgatatcaggtgcattaggaaatttggaagaagctattttgcattcggcgttcttaatcactggcatttgtacttccattaatgcattacgtcgtggtcgtcctacgaagaaaataagaaagatatttaagactggaactgtttaattttattataaaattgatatcacttactatatcttaacgctccccatccagcaacaagggggttatagccgacgaagttgctctttcgtaggggctctttcgtacaaatacgatatacgtaccctgaaaaataaaaaaataaatgaaaatgcaggaaacgaatgaccaaaagtatgagaaagaattgtacacgctttatgacacaatatatgtgtagaataagaaatttcaggatatgatacttcagtaatactcaatagcatatatatatatatatatatatatatatatatatatatatatgtatatatatatatatatatttatatatatatatacatatatatatatatatatatatatatatatatatatgtatatatatatatatatatttatatatatatatatatatttgaggacttactcgaaaatggcacctcctccaccaatctaagaatggcaatattatgattgtgtatgttttctattccatccatatgtgcacaatgtgctgcggtcaaaacatgcctagccgttatcagggaacctccgtacttccatagtggtttgtctgggtttcggggattacgaaaacttaatgcagcgatccatggccaaacgcctaaaatgcaatagtcatagttgtgaatatacataattttttctcacataaggagtaacaacgattattacctattcgatattcgatcatacagcagacgataagtacatacgtacaaatactctgaaatagagatttgataaagatagaaattaaatttttattccagtggaatacaaattattaaataattctatgtaatttctatttgaactatactgaactataaagttcaaacgtgtaatttctgccctaacagtttttgatctctatccatattattactcctatatcaattttttatttcaagcaaaaagatactcttcctaacatgaagtaaaagaaagaaataattcaagttaataagtaaagttactaccgataaaatcatagcattattatttagtctaattgaaatgtacattgatgtgctgtttaatgcctttaaagttcattctttgcagtaaatggcttattattaatcggaaagaaagacataaaacgtgccttcttgattgtccggtgtggtacattctggatcaaacaattttaaaacatttatacagttcgaag
This portion of the Bombus vancouverensis nearcticus unplaced genomic scaffold, iyBomVanc1_principal scaffold0022, whole genome shotgun sequence genome encodes:
- the LOC143304130 gene encoding venom serine protease Bi-VSP-like produces the protein MYIHNYDYCILGVWPWIAALSFRNPRNPDKPLWKYGGSLITARHVLTAAHCAHMDGIENIHNHNIAILRLVEEVPFSRYVYRICTKEPLRKSNFVGYNPLVAGWGALRYRRPRRNALMEVQMPVIKNAECKIASSKFPNAPDITDGIICAEHAQGGEDSCTADRGGPLLIQHELTWYLIDYRFLYDSR